DNA from Elaeis guineensis isolate ETL-2024a chromosome 2, EG11, whole genome shotgun sequence:
CTAACTAATAATATTTTGGTGACAAGTTCATGATCTAGAAACATTTGGTGCAGAGAATCCCAACATCTGTGCCTACATGGTCCCATCCCTCAATGCCAGGGAGGACATAATTGTTGAGATCCCGAAGCTCGGCAAAAAGGCTAGCATCAAGACCACTAAAAAATGGGGGCAGCTAGAATCCAAGATTACCCATCTTATCTTTTGCATCATCAGCGGCATCAACATGCTCGATATTGATTACCAACTCACCAAGCTCCTTAACCTTCGTCCATAAATCGCCTCATGATGTACTAGCAAGGCTGCTCCATTGGTGGCACCATCTTTTGCCTTGCCAAGATCACAACTGCAGTCTTTGGTCCTCATCTTCTGCTTTAAGATCAATCATTGAGAACAACCATAGTGCAATTGTTGGAGGTGGTATTGCGGAGCGACTATTTGGCCTTACTCAAGGAGTAACTTAAAGAGGTGAGCATAGTTGTAATGGGAGGAGAGTGGGAACTCTAGCGATCCTACACCTCTTCTTCTTGGCTTTCTTGATTACCGTGTGCTGCGGAAGGGAAAGAGTTATTTTGCCTTAACTAGTAGTGGACTTTGGCCTACATGCCGATGAAGGGGTTTAGTGTGAGAGAGCGACGGTGGATAGCCATAAAAGAGGAGGGAGGCAGAGAGGTGGCAGAGGGCGACAGCAGGGTTAGAAATGGATTTGAGCTTGGCAAGGAAGAAAAGGATGGATTTTTGAGGTCGATGTTGTTTTGGGATTTGAGAGAGGAGcattatttaataaattaaaaaatgagagagattttaaaaatattttatttttttatatttcataaatGATTTGTCCGATACTATTAGTTTATGTTGATGTACGTTTAAATTGTACGAATTATTGAATGTAAGCATATTAAATGAAAATctcagaaaaatttttatgatctactcacatataaaaatttaattttttattttaatctcaCTCAAGTCCTAATAATATCAATTTATCGATGTCTCAACAAATCCCACTAAACCTAGTAATACCAACTCTTTGTGCCATATGGTAGAATAAATATTACACGAGTAAAAAATCATAATCCCTGATGTGGAGTTGCGAGATGCTTAGACAAATATTGCTCACGCAAGGCTCGCTCTAGGGGTaagtggatcatattaattatcatatCTTCGATTCGAAATCGTTAGTCAAAGATCGTGATAATCGAAGCATACTAATAAAAAACTGTCTCTATAAGCATGTAAGACATTTCATCACGATATTGTAAATTAATAgcgaaataaatttcaaataattaatattaaattttaatttaaataattaaataatatattttataaaataatattttatagttttacatcaatttcaataaattttaatttaaaataaagataTTAAATTCTATTTAGAAGATGACTGTACCATGATGGTGGGCTGGATTCTATTGTATAAAAGGAAGGATGCTGCTCATTCGTTATTGTAGAATACTACTATCTTACTATGGGGAGTTTCTTCTCTCTGTATCAGACATATCTTTCGGAAGGTAAATGCTACAGCAGATTGAGTTATCTTTTACGTTGCAGAGCACTATGGTGCTGTGCTATATATTGATATGAGATCTATATCTGGTGCTTTTCATGATATTATGCTTTCTGACAATTTTGATTGTATTGACATCATGTTTGTACGgacattttattttataaaaaataattaaacatttCCTAATATTACTTAAATTAATATTTGAACTACTAAATATTTGAAAGAATGTTTTAAATGGCAACCAGCCTTGTAGGCCGATATTTCCACTTCTCGTTTGTCGTTTCGTGCGCATCAGCTGGCATGCGGAAACATCTCCATTcgtttctaaaattttgaaatattccacGTCGGTCGAGAAAAACTTCTTGATTGCCGCTGGTCGCTCTCAACGGGTCTAACCCGGATTATATGAAACCCGGCTCCGATTTCAGCCACACCAATAAAAAGGCATTCCACTTACGCTTGCTCCCTAGGCTCAACCTCTCGTTCCTGCCTAACGGCAACGAGTCAACAAGTAGCGAAGGTAGAACCACGCCGCTCGAGATAAGGTCCGTTCCCTGGgtctctccccctctccctctaTCTCCTCTCTCACTCGATCCTGTGGCTACAAATCCTCGAGCCCTCCTCCCCTCTCCCTCCAACCCCCTCACCATCTTCGAGAGGTAGAGAGGTGGAGAGCTGGAGAACGGGCTCCGTCCGCCCCATCTCCCTTTTATCTTCTTCTCCGGCGCCTCCGCCGGCGTCGTCGCCATGTCTGCCCTGCAGGCCTCCCTCCTCTTCCGGGTCTCGCTGTCGCCGCCCATATTCCGGTCTCCTAAACGCTCCTCTATTCTTCTTTCTGGCGCCTTCCGCCGCCCAGACGTCCCCGGTGAcctcttcttctctcccctccccaaatCCCTCTCCCACCGCCGCCTCGCCCTCGTTCCCCGCGCATTGCCGCAGCAGAACACGGATTGGGCGCGGGAACCCTTTTCGTCCGGCCAAGATTCGTTCTTGGACTCGGATTCCCCCCAAGGCTCCGACCTTTTGCAAGAAACCAGCGGGGAGGCGTCGAGAGGGGAGCCCGAGGCTGTCTTGGAGCGCGGGGTGGTCGGAGATAGGCAAGAATTGGAATCTGGTCGTCAGGTGGTGGAGAAGAAGGAGACGAGGAATAGATTGCCGCTGGTGGCGTTCTTGTTTGGGTTGATGGCGTCGTTGAGGAGGGTTTTCGATGCTGTGATGATGTCGGAGTGGCTGAGCTGGTGGCCGTTCTGGCGGCAGGAGAAAAGGTTGGAACGTCTCATTGCGGAAGCTGATGCAAACCCTAGAGATGCCGCGAAGCAGAGTGCTCTTCTTGCGGAACTCAATAAGCACAGGTTCGGTCCTTCCGAATCCCCCCCTTTTCTTGCATCTTTCCTTCCCATCTTCTTCCATTGCTGATGGAATCTTTCTACCTGTTTCTTGGTTCTTTGCACGCAACAACAAGCATCTTTGTTGGGCAATAGCCTACATAAAAATTGAATCGTTTTGCCATATGCGGGTTTGCTGGATATGTCATTTATTTAGGTTTCATCGTTGACCCTTTCTTGCTGAAAGCTGCCTTTTGGATTTTATCAATTCAAAATTGGTTGATGGTAGGTCGTCGAACATTGTCAGACCTCCATGGATTATATCTTAGTCTGTGGAGCTTGCGCAGTATAGATGGTTTAGGGTTAGGCTAGTTTTCCAAGGTATATGTATACGTGTACTATGATCTTATGAGCTGTATTGTCCCATAATGCATACTTCACTAACATCTTGAAGAATAATTAATCCCAACAACACaagtcttttcattttttttttttttaaacctctTATCTACTTTGAAATCCTTGCTATAAGAGACATGCTCAGTTTGTTGGATGTcacaaatatgattttttttttcctctacaAGATTTTTGTATTTGTTCTACCAATGCTGAGAGCTTGTGCCTCTATATAGctcttctgtttcttttcttagcAAGCAATCAAAACTTTGGATGTTATCATGGATTTATCTCATTTGTTTGGATTTTTTGCAGTCCTGAATCAGTCATCAGACGTTTTGAGCAAAGAAATTATGCAGTAGATGGTAAAGGAGTTGCAGAATATCTTCGAGCTCTTGTTGTCACCAATACTCTTGCTGAATATCTTCCAGATGAGCAATCTGGAAAGCCTTCCAGTCTCCCAACACTGGTAGTGTTAAGCTCCTCTATGTTAATATTTTGTTGTGTCATGTATATGTTCATTTTATTGATCATCTCTTTGTTGGGTCATATTACATCATTCATGTTCTTTGGATTGTTAGCATTCCATTCCTGTTTCCCTCCAAATTTCTACTAGTTTTAATCTTGTAATCTTGCTATATCGTTGATTTGCTTCTTAAAAACATATAATGTGATGACACTGAACTATGTTTCTTCAATTTAAGAATATAGAGAAGGAAAACACAAGAAGGAACATTGACAACTCCAACAATCTTTGAGAAATCATTCAGAAGTTATTATAAGTTTGCTTCAATCAGTGATGAGAGTTTATTATATGTGTGGATTGCTGCTGCCAACTTTTGACTTTTAATAAAAATGTCTTCATGTCAGTAGCTGCAAGAGTTGAAGCAGCGCGCATCTGAAAATCAGGATGAGCCATTTTTGAACCCTGGAATATCAGAGAAACATCCACTGCATGTGGTTATGGTAAGTACATGTTAATGACCTTTTGTTTTGGATGATGCGCTTAATGCTATCtggatatagaaaaaaatatgaaaaatcttaCCCATAATTTCTTCTCTCTCCTGCAGTAGTCTACTACTACTATGCAACTCTGCTGTTAACTTTCAGTCCTGTATTTTACTCATCAGGTTGACCCAAAAGCATCAAGCAAATCAACACGGTTTGCTCAAGAACTTCTATCAACCATCTTGTTTACTGTTGTTGTTGGGCTGATGTGGTATGTTCTATTCATGTTACCAAACTATATCATGTGTTTCTAGTATATTTTAGTAGTAGAATAGCGTGTCCTTGTCCTGATTAACTTTTTTGAATGCTTTCTTTCCACAATATCTATGAATTGGACCTCATGTTGATACATCCAGATGTAGAGTGTAAACTTTACATAAATGTAAATGTAAAGCAAGTCTTATTTTGTCAACTTAACTTTGTTATTCCAAATCAAAATTAGTTTATACCTAAGGCTATGTTCTATATAATTGAAATTGTCTCTGTTAGATTTATCACTACATCCATTTAAGTCCTCTCTGCCTTTTACTTTCCCATCTCCATGCTGCAGCAAACGATCTTATGAAACCATCTTAGATGTTCCCCCttctttattttttgttatttgaAATTCCTAATGTTCCTTAAATAAACAGAGTTATATCTCTACTAGTTACACTTTAGCACAAGTTGCCTCaacaaccctttttttttttttttgccatagtCATCTTCTGCCCATGCTTTTTATTGATTGCCTGACATTTTAGTTCAttagcatacatatatatatatataggggcaGATTTGGATAAGGtcgatcagatttggactcagatcCGGTTAGGTCAAAACTGGACAATGGGGATCCTACATCGATGATCCAAGTcgttggatgtgatctactatttCAAAATTGCTTGCacacaaaaatcatatgatttgaaaattCTAGCTGATGCATTaagtaataaaaaaatacatctaattcaattttatttaggttgtccaatttttgactacttgatgtatAGGCTAGGGATCTCCAAATCATATGGATTTTTGTATACAAGCAGTTTTGAGATAATAGATCACATTCAATAATTTAGATCATTGATGTAGGACCCCTATTATAGAGTTTTAACTGATGGAATCTGAGTTCAAATCCGATCGATTTGATTCTAGCCGGGCTcacgtgtatatatgtatacatatatacacgtgtatatatgtatgtatgtatatatatgtatgtatgtatgtatgtaatgtatgtatgtatgtatatctgtgCGTGCGCACGCGTGTGCGTGTGTATGTGTGAAGATGGTAGGATGAGATTTGGAAGGCTAGCACAAGAAGGATGAGATTTGGAATGCTAGCACAAGAAAGCATTCAAACTGATGAAATAGATCTCTAGATGTAGAAAATGAAAATAGTAACTATAGAGCTAAGGGTGCAAAGAAATTAAGGAAATAGATGGCATGAGATTCCTTAACCACAAAGATGGTCGTATAATGTGAAAGAATACCACAAGAAAGGTAAAAGCTTGAGGTTAAAACAAATGGATATAAGCTCAATGCCTTCTGTTATCATACTGTGCACTTTGTATAGACTATAGAGCTTACGAAAGAGGGAAATTAGAAGCAGTTCTGTTAATCAAGATAAAGATATGAATTCAAGCATTAGACTAGTCCGAGAAACTCGATGAAACCAAGATGATGCATTTATATGTCAACCAACTTATGACATTTAGACTAGTCCGAGTAACTCGATGAAACCAAGATGATGCATTCATATGTCAACCAACTTATGACATTTAGATTTACTTAAAATGAAGTTACTTTACACCTACTTGATATTTATTTCCCTCTAGTCCTATTGAAAAATGTTGATTCTTCGTGCATATGATGCCATTTTCAATGTTACCAAATCACTGTTGAGTGTTGACTGTGTATACCATCTGCTGGATGTGATCTGGGATCTGAATCCCTGGAGATCCAAAGTTATCTTGGTGTGCCTATGCAAAGTAATTCTTATTTTTTCCGCTGTCACAATTGCAAGATTTCCCACTGTTCTTCTGGTTTAATGGTCTAGTTTGTTCTGTGGTTATTGTGGATGAATACTTTTCTTCTCTTGTTATTTAACCGAGACAAATAAGAGAGACTCTcagaaaggagaaaaagaaaaatggaaaagGATAAAACAGGATGAGGAAAAAAAGCAACCCAAATCCTCGCTGACCACTAAGGCACATAGCAGCCGATTTATATTGAATGAGTTCCCACTCAATTCTGCTTTTATAGAGAAAGGTACACATTGCATTGTGTCTTCTCTTGGATGTTCAGTAGTTAAACCTTTTGCTTTAGAGGAACACAGAATTATTGCAGTTATATGAGAGTACTTGTGCATGTTTATGTCATTCAATCCCTTAGTttcattttctaaaatcaaattgtTAAATCTTCTTACATATTTTTATGGGAATATTTACTTTAATATGATCTCTTACTAAGGAAAGTTTTCTCGGATTGAATTCCTTGTTTGtaaggttgttttttttttttttttttttgctagggTAATGGGTGCAGCTGCACTTCAAAAATATGTTGGCAGCTTAGGTGGTATAGGTACATCTGGTGTTGGTTCAAGTGCTACATATACCCCAAAAGAGTTAAACAAAGAAATCATGCCAGAGAAGGTATCGTGGCTCTTTTGTGCCCATATTTGTTTTTATTTCCTAAGTTTGACTAGTTTTTCTAAGTTCTGATATAAGAGTGCCTTGGTCTTCTCACTAAATTTTACCTTTAGTTCAAAGTAATCAGCTGATTTTATCGACATTTCTTGTTACTTGCGTGATTCATATTCAGCAAAagactagattttttttttttttgatggaaaaggtGGTTTTATTTCTATAAGCTCATGTGTGCAAAGACAACAGGGGAGCTACATATAATACTGAAAGTGGCAGGACACATACAGACAAAATGACACCATAATACAGGTGGGACCATAGATGCTGTAAAATAAGATGACACGAATGCAAACACAGGACAACAGACCATAGATGCTGTAAAATAAGATGACACGAATGCAAACACAGGACAACAGATATTGATGGACCACGTAAATGCATGAGTCAACCCACGCCATGCATGACGAAGCCATGCTTCAGTTCACTTGGAGATAATGGAGACCAGAGGACTGTTGCAACCAAGGTTTGCAATGTTGTTGAGGCTCTGGTGAGTTGGGGTGGGCAGTGGAAGGGTCTTAAAGAAAGGCCTTGATGGGCAGGACCACCCTAGGGCAATATGAGCTTCAACATGTCTTCCCCCCCGCAAAAGCAAGCACTTAGCCGGGCATTGCCGGCAGTGAACTCAACAGTCAGGTAGCAACATTGAAAGAGGATGAAGGAGAAGCCATGGGCTGGGAACACATGATGGCAGCCCTCACCTTATCCGCTATTGCATTTTGAGTTGGTCATTGCTTAGTTGTTAGGGTGCGGCCATTAGTCTATGAAGGTGCTGGAGTCCCGAACCATTGACTCTAATGGTTAACCTCCCGGCCCTTGAAACCATTGACTCTAGTGGTCGACCTCCTAGCCCTTGATCAATGCTAGTCGAGACTTTAAATCATGTGGGATGGGCTTATCACATTTTGCTTGTGGAATGGGATGTGTTGCCATCCACCCCATCCCAACACTTGGGACAGGGTAGGTCCCAAGATGTGTAGATAGGGATGTTGGGACAACAGCAAGATGGTCTTGTCCCGACACTTGGTTGGTACCTTGTTTCGGTATCCCGTGGGATGTCCCACTAGAATTTGAGTATTGAGACCATGACCTAGCCCCCAAACATGTGGATTAGGAACAATGGAGACCTGCGATCCGTTTGCTTCGATGGAGAGAACAACCCTGTGACCATTGAGGATGAACCCTTGCAAATGGTAATAAGGTTGGCTGGATCTGAAGCGGAAAACCATGTAAGACATGGTCAAAGCATAGGTAACAGTTTTGCATTTATCCTATATAGCCGATTGAGAATTCGGGGTGGATCTATGGCTTTTATTAGCTTCGTTAGTCAATCGATCGGGTGTACTTGAATCGGCACacctttgattttttcttcactATTGACCTCCCAGTTGAATCCTAGACAAAGGAACCCATGTCCATGAGTTGAGCCTAGGTGGGACCATGTCCTCAGGTAGCAATGAGAATTATGAGCCTGACAAAGTCGTTGTTCATGCTACCACTTGGCCAACTGTGGTTGTACGGAATCGTCCCATGCAGTGCCACACATCATCTTGAGAGGAGGATGCAGCGCCTTGCTCTACCTAGTGGACCAAGCAAGTCACTAGGCCATGTGACCCAAGTGATGCTTGAGTCAACGGGGGTTGTAACTCGGAAGCTCGTGGTTGTGTCACCACTTTTCCTCTCTGCTCAGGAACTTGCCTCGTGACTAGCCACGGCCCAAACATGGGTTGTGGAGGTGTGGTGACTGTAACCTAAGTTACCATTGAAGAAGCCAAGGTTCGTTGCTTTGGTGGAGTGGGTGCTCCAACATTGGCATCCTAGAATTTATTCACGGCCATAACCACCTTGCTGACTTGGCCTTCTAGGTGGGGAGGTCACCATGATCATGACCAAGACAACCATAATCAAGCCATTTACTTAAACATTCTCATAAACGAGTTGCTTCCATGCACTAGTCATCGACAAGCCCACTAGGATGTTGAGCACGATGTGTTGGAGAGATCAAGATGAACAGTGACTTGAGTGAGTTAATCAAAGTAATCGGCTTTATTAACATAGCTTGAGTATATAGGCCCATGCATAAGGTGTGCCAGCAGTTGAGGCGGTGTTCATGGTGGTGGCCTTGACCAAATACTCCAGAGCAAGGCCAGCAAACACATCCAAATGACATCAATATTCATAGTGTCTAGGGTTGGAATGAAGCTTGGTGGCCAAGCCTCAAGTGTGAGCACGTGGTTGCTGACTGGCCAAGGTCCTGCCGCCGAAGCAAGGAGCCTATCTCACTTTAACACAAACTAGAAGGCAAGGACTTCTCCCTGTGCTAGTAGCAGTTGAAAACTTTTGTCGAGGTTTCACTTTGTGATCAATTCACAAATGATTATCTTTGGTGATGGTTGTGAGCCAAGGAACTTGCCAACCAAGCATGATTGCCATGGCTTGCGAAGATGCTTGAGCTCATCGTCATTGAAGGGCTGCCTTGTTGAACTTCACCTGTAGGTGCTCACTGTTGGCTGGTGCCAGAGTCATCATCTCCCGCCATCTTTTTGGACCACACCTAGCTGCGGTAGCCCTTGACCACTGTGAGGCACCATCCCCCATTACCAGCACCTCAAATCCTAGCAGAGGTGATGAACCCTCGTGCACCTGTATACCTGGTTTGGTAGAGGATGCTTGGCCTATGGCCAGGTCCTCATCGGCTCACACCCCCCTTTCTGATCTCTCTTACGAGCTGCCATCAGCCCAACACAAGAAAAGACGTAGGATTTACTCTATTTATATTTgaagtattatatatatatgtatatatatatatatatatgtatatatatgtatgtatatgtatatatatatatgtatatatatgtatatatatgtatgtatatgtatatatatgtatatatatatatgtatatgtatatgtatatgtatatatatatattagtcttAGAGAGCTTTATGATGCATTCTAGTATTAGTCTTTGTAACAAAAATATGAAAACCATAAAATTCACAAGATATGAAGTTCTTTGTCATGTAAAAACAGTTAATGGTGCTGGTCCTGACGCTCCTTTTGTTTTGGATCAGTACACATTTTCCTTCTTATGGAGTAGGATTTATTAAGAAAAGCACATGGATCCAAAAATACTGTGACGAACTTCTTGGGAAATTGTAGTGAGTTCTCTGTTTTATTGGAAATGTTTGTTAATTGATCCTGTCATTGCAAGTTTGTGGTAACTTTTGAATACAAGCAAATGAGTGGATGAAGAAATTGGACTACCAACTAATGATAACGTGCCAACCTGCCCTTTTATTATTGACAACTGATGGACAAAAGCAAACCACCTTTATTATTACCATACCATCCCTCTTATAAATTACTCTGTTCTAGGTTTGAGTTCATATCATCTCAAGTCCTGTTCTGCATAGCTATtaatcttagagaaaaaaaatgtgCTCCATGATTTTGACTATTCCCCTAACTCTAAATATTCTTTAGTCTTCATCCTGTCCATCCAAATAAATGAAAGGGTAGAAATAGCTTGTGCTTCCAGCAATTCAGGAGCACTGGATTATGCTTTTCATGCTGGCATTTGTATGTATTTGGTTACATTTGGGTTGTATTTGGTAACATACTTCTATCTAATGATGGAAGAAGTAGGTAACATTTTTACATGTGATGGGAGAAATTTTCATGAAGTAATCCATATAAATTACTTCATATATTGTCAATGATTGTTATGCATTATATTGTCAGGAATTGGAAAGCATCTCATGTTTTGTTAGAGTTTTATTTATGTGGGTAACTTCATGTGCAGAATGTGAAAACCTTTAAAGATGTTAAAGGGTGTGATGATGCAAAGCAAGAGCTTGAAGAAGTGGTTGAGTATCTCAAAAACCCAGCAAAGTTCACTCGCCTCGGGGGGAAATTACCAAAGGTTTGTCAGATTTTAATCCTTTCACCATTGGTTTATTTCTTTCTGCGTCATGCATATcttatatatttttagaataaaatgcttaagataatcatcattgaAGACCTATCTTTTTGATTCTAACATCATAATAGCTGTCTTTGAGATTTCTATGATTTGTATGTGTCTATGGGAGGCATCACCTTGTCAATTATTTGACTTAAATTCATCTAATAACTTTGTAAAGATGAATCATTTTCAGTGTCAGCTACTCTGTAAGAGAATTAAGGACATGGACTATGAACTCTCATGACATATATCTAGCTTACATGACATGATTCTGATTCTGAGCCTCTAACTTATATCTTGAAATCACTGGTCATTTCATGGTTGCTCACAaatttaatgatctaaaaaataaaaaaaatgtaaaaaCATGATTCATCAAAAATCAACAATGAATTTGTTGGTATGGAATGAAGTTGTACTCTTCAAGTCTGTTTAGTCATGCTAAAACATGTTGTGTAATATGTGATCCTTATGGTGTCTTCTTAGTAAAACTTGTATTATTTGATAATGcattttttcatatatagtaAGGTGTGCTATCTGTCAATGATATCTAGTAGATTATTCGCATGTCATGCAGGAGCATTCACTTCTGAAAGATATAACTACTGTTTGTTTTATTCTCTTTTTACTTTATATATTCCTAAATTGCCTAATAAATGCTGTTTTGTAGGGAATTCTTTTGACTGGTGCACCTGGAACAGGAAAGACTTTGCTAGCTAAGGTGAGGTTATACATATACAAATACACAGAGACGGACACAGAGACACACACATACACGTAATTACATTGTTATCAAGGTGCAACTGCTTAAAACTTATTTGGCATTTCAGAATATTTATATTCATTACAGCTTAGGTGTTTCTATGATAAATAGCATaattccttgtgtaatctttgtTCTTACTTGCATTGCCTATTCAACTAAGTCTAATTCAAGGATTATACCTAGTTTTCCAAGAT
Protein-coding regions in this window:
- the LOC105039369 gene encoding ATP-dependent zinc metalloprotease FTSH 9, chloroplastic/mitochondrial isoform X1, which codes for MSALQASLLFRVSLSPPIFRSPKRSSILLSGAFRRPDVPGDLFFSPLPKSLSHRRLALVPRALPQQNTDWAREPFSSGQDSFLDSDSPQGSDLLQETSGEASRGEPEAVLERGVVGDRQELESGRQVVEKKETRNRLPLVAFLFGLMASLRRVFDAVMMSEWLSWWPFWRQEKRLERLIAEADANPRDAAKQSALLAELNKHSPESVIRRFEQRNYAVDGKGVAEYLRALVVTNTLAEYLPDEQSGKPSSLPTLLQELKQRASENQDEPFLNPGISEKHPLHVVMVDPKASSKSTRFAQELLSTILFTVVVGLMWVMGAAALQKYVGSLGGIGTSGVGSSATYTPKELNKEIMPEKNVKTFKDVKGCDDAKQELEEVVEYLKNPAKFTRLGGKLPKGILLTGAPGTGKTLLAKAIAGEAGVPFFYRAGSEFEEMFVGVGARRVRSLFQAAKKKAPCIIFIDEIDAVGSTRKQWEGHTKKTLHQLLVEMDGFEQNEGIILMAATNLPDILDPALTRPGRFDRHIVVPNPDVRGRQEILELYLEDKPLADDVDIKAIARGTPGFNGADLANLVNIAAIKAAVEGAEKLTAAQLEFAKDRIIMGTERKSMFITEESKKLTAYHESGHAIVAFNTDGAHPIHKATIMPRGSALGMVTQLPSQDETSISKKQLLARLDVCMGGRVAEELIFGEEYITTGASSDLQTATELAQYMVSTCGMSNAIGPVYVKERPGSEMQSRLDAEVVKLLREAYDRVKRLLKEHEKALHALANALLEYETLTADEIKQILNPYQEDQLLEQQEELALT
- the LOC105039369 gene encoding ATP-dependent zinc metalloprotease FTSH 11, chloroplastic/mitochondrial isoform X2, with the protein product MSALQASLLFRVSLSPPIFRSPKRSSILLSGAFRRPDVPGDLFFSPLPKSLSHRRLALVPRALPQQNTDWAREPFSSGQDSFLDSDSPQGSDLLQETSGEASRGEPEAVLERGVVGDRQELESGRQVVEKKETRNRLPLVAFLFGLMASLRRVFDAVMMSEWLSWWPFWRQEKRLERLIAEADANPRDAAKQSALLAELNKHSPESVIRRFEQRNYAVDGKGVAEYLRALVVTNTLAEYLPDEQSGKPSSLPTLLQELKQRASENQDEPFLNPGISEKHPLHVVMVDPKASSKSTRFAQELLSTILFTVVVGLMWVMGAAALQKYVGSLGGIGTSGVGSSATYTPKELNKEIMPEKNVKTFKDVKGCDDAKQELEEVVEYLKNPAKFTRLGGKLPKGILLTGAPGTGKTLLAKAIAGEAGVPFFYRAGSEFEEMFVGVGARRVRSLFQAAKKKAPCIIFIDEIDAVGSTRKQWEGHTKKTLHQLLVEMDGFEQNEGIILMAATNLPDILDPALTRPGRFDRHIVVPNPDVRGRQEILELYLEDKPLADDVDIKAIARGTPGFNGADLANLVNIAAIKAAVEGAEKLTAAQLEFAKDRIIMGTERKSMFITEESKKLTAYHESGHAIVAFNTDGAHPIHKATIMPRGSALGMVTQLPSQDETSISKKQLLARLDVCMGGRVAEELIFGEEYITTGASSDLQTATELAQYMVSTCGMSNAIGPVYVKERPGSEMQSRLDAEHEKALHALANALLEYETLTADEIKQILNPYQEDQLLEQQEELALT